The Nitrospira sp. KM1 genome includes a window with the following:
- the atpA gene encoding F0F1 ATP synthase subunit alpha: MQIKAEEISAIIKEKIKGFDKQVDVKEAGSVIQVGDGIAKVYGLDGAMAGEMLEFPGGLYGIALNLEEDNVGAVLMGDDVGIKEGDPVKRTGRIAEIPVGEALVGRVVNAIGQPIDGKGPIKSDHSSRIEVVAPGVNTRQSVREPLQTGIKAIDAMIPIGRGQRELIIGDRQTGKTAIAVDTIINQKGLNVFCIYVAIGQKRSTVARVVKTLEEHHAMEYSMVVSATASDAAPMQFLAPFAGAAIGEYFRDNGKHALIVYDDLSKHAVAYRQLSLLLRRPPGREAYPGDVFYLHSRLLERAAKLSDQLGGGSLTALPIIETQAGDVSAYIPTNVISITDGQIYLGSDLFYSGIRPAINVGLSVSRVGGSAQIKTMKQVAGTLRLDLAQYREMAAFSQFGSELDKATQMQLARGVRMVELLKQGQYKPMPVADQVLSIYAGVSGFLDDVPVEKVQQFEADLLHYVQQHHPELKKEITSIGKIDDKIGGRLKEIISTFKQKMGFGAK, translated from the coding sequence ATGCAGATTAAGGCAGAAGAAATCAGCGCCATTATCAAAGAAAAAATCAAGGGTTTTGACAAGCAGGTCGACGTCAAGGAGGCGGGTTCCGTCATCCAGGTCGGAGACGGCATTGCCAAGGTCTACGGCCTCGACGGAGCAATGGCAGGTGAAATGCTCGAGTTTCCCGGCGGTCTCTACGGCATCGCGCTCAACCTCGAAGAAGACAACGTGGGTGCGGTGTTGATGGGTGACGACGTTGGAATCAAGGAGGGTGACCCCGTCAAGCGAACCGGACGCATCGCCGAGATTCCGGTCGGCGAGGCATTGGTGGGCCGTGTGGTTAACGCCATTGGCCAACCAATTGACGGTAAAGGGCCGATCAAGTCCGATCATTCGTCACGGATCGAGGTCGTTGCGCCGGGCGTCAATACACGTCAATCCGTCCGGGAGCCTCTACAGACTGGGATCAAGGCTATTGATGCCATGATTCCGATTGGCCGTGGTCAGCGAGAGCTTATCATCGGAGACCGTCAGACAGGAAAGACCGCGATCGCAGTCGATACGATCATCAATCAGAAGGGCTTGAATGTCTTCTGCATTTACGTCGCCATCGGACAGAAACGCTCGACGGTCGCCCGAGTGGTCAAGACCTTGGAAGAACACCACGCCATGGAATACAGCATGGTGGTTTCGGCCACGGCCAGCGACGCAGCCCCGATGCAGTTCCTGGCGCCGTTTGCTGGCGCCGCAATCGGCGAATATTTCCGCGACAACGGAAAGCATGCGCTGATTGTCTATGATGACTTGTCCAAGCACGCTGTGGCCTACCGGCAGCTCTCGCTCTTGCTTCGGCGGCCACCGGGTCGAGAAGCCTATCCGGGCGACGTGTTCTACCTCCATTCCCGTCTGCTGGAGCGCGCGGCAAAATTGAGTGACCAGCTGGGCGGCGGCAGCCTGACGGCTCTTCCCATCATCGAAACACAGGCGGGCGACGTCTCGGCATACATTCCGACCAACGTCATCTCAATCACCGACGGGCAGATTTATCTCGGAAGCGATTTGTTCTATTCCGGCATCCGCCCGGCCATTAACGTAGGTCTGTCGGTATCACGTGTCGGAGGATCAGCGCAGATCAAGACGATGAAACAGGTTGCCGGCACGCTCAGACTGGATTTGGCCCAATATCGGGAGATGGCGGCTTTCAGTCAGTTCGGCAGCGAACTCGACAAAGCCACTCAAATGCAGTTGGCTCGCGGGGTTCGCATGGTTGAACTTTTGAAACAGGGGCAATACAAACCTATGCCGGTTGCCGATCAGGTGTTGTCGATCTATGCCGGTGTCTCCGGGTTCCTGGACGATGTGCCGGTCGAAAAAGTTCAACAGTTCGAAGCGGATCTCCTGCATTACGTGCAGCAGCACCATCCGGAATTGAAGAAGGAAATCACGAGCATTGGAAAGATCGACGATAAAATCGGCGGCCGGCTCAAAGAGATCATTTCCACGTTTAAGCAGAAAATGGGATTCGGAGCGAAGTAA